A genome region from Triticum aestivum cultivar Chinese Spring chromosome 2B, IWGSC CS RefSeq v2.1, whole genome shotgun sequence includes the following:
- the LOC123042893 gene encoding cationic peroxidase SPC4 yields MASSGGMMLAMMGLVAALVCPAVASEFISMPTDDVVLPDGLSYDFHAQSCPNLQDMVRAAVVTARNKDIGVVAGLLRVFFNDCFPNGCDASLLLEESPHYLSERMILPHNAGLHEGALNLIESIRNTVHITCKNVSCADISMLATREAIMLSGAPSYDVPLGWMDSFGPATFDEVDEFLFIPKYSKIFDLVTVFGFRGFDRTDLAALSGAHTIGKTRCGRVDDRTVTPGDDVEFVNFIKKVCKINPDHRQDLDVTTPNTFDNNYYRNLLAGKAVLGSDTELLLDRVTKDLVEKFAKDQGLFFSQFGKSMSKVAHISVGANYGEYRRNCFRPNFIRNLTDEGFVARD; encoded by the exons ATGGCGTCGAGCGGTGGAATGATGTTGGCCATGATGGGCCTCGTGGCCGCGCTGGTCTGCCCTGCGGTGGCATCAGAGTTCATCTCCATGCCCACCGACGACGTCGTGCTCCCTGATGGCCTCTCCTACGACTTCCACGCCCAGTCCTGCCCCAACCTGCAGGACATGGTGCGCGCCGCTGTGGTGACAGCGCGCAACAAGGACATCGgcgtcgtcgccggcctcctccgtGTCTTTTTCAACGACTGCTTCCCTAAT GGCTGCGACGCGTCGCTCTTGCTGGAAGAAAGCCCCCACTACTTGAGCGAGCGGATGATTTTGCCCCATAACGCCGGGCTGCACGAGGGCGCGCTCAACCTCATCGAGAGTATCCGCAATACCGTGCACATCACCTGCAAGAACGTGTCCTGCGCCGACATCAGCATGCTCGCCACCCGGGAGGCCATCATGCTGTCAGGGGCACCAAGCTACGATGTGCCGCTCGGCTGGATGGACAGCTTTGGTCCGGCCACGTTTGATGAGGTCGACGAGTTCCTGTTCATACCCAAGTATTCCAAGATCTTTGATCTCGTCACGGTCTTCGGGTTCCGCGGCTTCGACAGGACTGACCTCGCCGCGCTTTCGGGCGCGCACACCATCGGGAAGACACGCTGCGGGAGGGTCGACGACCGCACCGTCACCCCTGGCGATGACGTCGAGTTCGTCAACTTCATCAAGAAAGTTTGCAAAATCAATCCTGACCATAGGCAAGACCTTGACGTTACCACCCCTAACACATTCGACAATAATTACTACCGCAACCTCCTGGCGGGTAAGGCGGTGCTCGGTTCCGACACGGAGCTCCTCCTCGACAGGGTGACCAAAGATTTGGTTGAGAAGTTTGCTAAGGACCAGGGCTTGTTCTTTTCACAGTTCGGCAAATCCATGTCGAAGGTAGCACATATTTCCGTGGGAGCAAACTATGGCGAGTACCGCCGCAACTGCTTCAGGCCCAACTTTATAAGGAACCTCACAGACGAGGGTTTTGTGGCCAGAGATTGA